The Streptomyces racemochromogenes DNA segment CCCGCAGCGCACACCAGCGAACCGAGCGCGCACAGGGCGGTCAGCACGTACGGGGCCTCGTGCCGGACGTGCATCAGGACGCCGACCAGCGGCCAGCAGGCGATCTTCGCCCAGAGGCCGAGGGCCCGGGCCGTGCCCTCGGCCTGTACGTAGTGCTCGTCCGCGCCGTGCTCGTGCAGGTACTCGTACAGGTAGGCGCTGGAGGCCCCGGACACCAGGGAGCGGGCGGCGGCGATGGCCAGGAAGTGCGCCATGAAGCCCGCGAAGGACGGCGAGGCGACCGGCAGGAGGTTCGCGGCCGTCATCACGGCCGCCCCGAGCTGCATGCAGCGGCGCTGTCCGATGCGGTCGGCGATGAAGCCGGTGGGTATCTCCAGCAGGCAGAACGCCACGTAGTAGACGCTCTGGATGCCGAAGATCTGGCTGTCCGTGAGGCCTGCCTGCCGCTGGTACTGGTAGAAGACGGGCATCCACCACAGCAGGTTGAACAACAGCTGGAAACCGTTGTTCAGCCGGATGACGCGGAGCACCGCGGCGGGCGGACGGACGCGGCGCATCCCGCGCGTGCGCAGGGCGAGGGGCATGGATGACCTTCGGCTTACCTTGGGGTGGGCCGGTACGCGGATACGTAGGGACGGGGTCAGGCGCTGTACGGGCGCAGCTGGAGGATGTGCAGGGAGCCGTCCGGTGCGAGCAGCCATTCGAGGTCGAGCGGCCCTGCGAAGGTGTAGTCCGTGGCGAAGTGGGACTGGAGCAGCCGGCCGGCCAGCGCCAGCCGGCCCAGGTGCTCGCGGGTCTCCTGCGGCAGGTCCTCGGTGGCCGTGCCCAGCGAGACCGTGCGGCCGCCGCCCTCGACCGTGTTGTACAGGTACTGCAGGGGCAGCATCCGGCCGTCGACGACATCGGCCGTGGAGCCGTGCGCGCAGTTGAGGTACACGTTGCGGAAGTCGGCCCGGTTGGTCGGGTTGCAGGTGACCATGACGCCTCCGATCGGGGACGGCTCGTAGCGCTGGACGATCACCCCCATGTACGTGTCGTCCAGCGAGAGGCCGGCCTGGTGGCGCAGCCGCACGCTGCGCGGCGAGAGCAGCGAGGCCCACACCCCGCGGACGGCGTCCAGCAGCCCCGGCAGGTCGGTGACCTTGGTGTGGGACTCGTAGACCCCGGCCGCGGAGAAGCCCGGCAGGTCCTCGGCGTTGGAGGAGGACCGCACGGCGAAGCGGCCCGTACCCGCCAGGTGCTCGACCAGCTGCGTGTCCAGGGCGCGCACCAGGTCCTCGGGCACCGGGAGGGTGCGCACCAGGTGCTGCAGTTGCAGGCAGACCGAGTCCGCGACGTCCAGGGCGTCCAGCTCCAGGGCCATCTTCAGCTTGCCGATGCTCTGCTGCACGGCCGGTGAGGAGTCCAGGAAGCGCTGCTGCACGGAGAAGGGCACGGCGATGCCCGCGGGGGCCTGGACGTGCCGGGTGAGGAACTCGCCCGCGTGCTCGGCGAGATCGCCGTCGGCCTCCCCGGGCCTTCCCAGCCGGGCGGCCAGGTGGCCGAGGAGGTCGGCCCGGGGCGGCCGGGGCACGGAGTAGTAGCCGGTGAGCCGGGCCGATCCGTGGCGCAGCACGTGGTGCAGTTCCCCGAGGTTGGCCGCCTTGGTGCCGTAGCGGTTGCGGTCGCCGGCCCGCAGCGCGGACAGCGGCACCAGCGGTACGTCCGTGACCTGCGGGGTGTCCAGGCGGACCCGCTGGGTGTGCCAGGTCGGTTCGGCGAGGTCCGAGGGCTCGTCGACGCGCTCGATGGTGAAGGCGTCGGCGGTGACCTCGTAGCGGACCCAGGCACCGTCCAGCTTCTCGTCGGCGATCGTGTCGAGCACCCCGCGGACGATGGCGTTGGGGATGCCCCAGCCGGCCGCCAGCATGTTGGTGTGCGACAGCGGAGTGGTGGGCCGGGCGTTGACCAGGCCGGCGACCCGGGGGATGTCGTCGGGGACCACCGGCATGGCGACGATGTCGTACCAGGTCAGGTCCGCGCGGGACGCCAGGTACTCCTCGCCGGAGGCGAAGGCCCGGAGCCGGCCGGTGGCCGAGGCGAGCGTCAAGGGCACGAAGGGCGCGGTCGCCAGGAGCGCGTGGCCGCGGGCCCGGGGCACCACGGTCTCCGGCACCGCCGCCAGGGCGTTCTCCTGCCCGTGGTTGGCCGGCTTCACCAGCAGCTCCAGCGCGGGATCGAGGTGGGCCCGTACGAAGGCGTGGAACTCGACCAGCAGCTCCGCGCCCATCGTGTCGGCCTCGGTGGTCTCCAGGACCATGAAGGGCTCGTCCCGCTCCGGGCCGCCCCGGGAGTGCAGCGACAGGACGCCGAGCAGGAAGCGCCGCCGGGGGTCCTGGTAGACCTCGTGGTTGAAGCGGTCGAGGTCGGCGTCGAGCTGGTCGAGGGTCAGCCCCAGGATCTCGGTGGCTGTGTAGTTGACGTGGAAGGAGTGCACGGCGCTGTCGAGGACGTGCCAGCGCTCCTGCTCGCGGTCCACGACGACCTTCACGTACGGGTGCCCGCCCAGTACCCCGGCCAGCTGCTCGAACAGCGGGAGCGTGAGCAGGGCGTCCACGGCGGCGCCCCGCGGGGCCGGCGCGTCGGTGGCGGCTGCGGCGTCGGTCATGCGGGGCTCCCGGGCGTCGAACGGCCGGCGGAGGGGGAGGGAGGCCGGGTGGTGAGGGCGTCGGGCAGGGCTGCCACGATGCGGCCGCAGTCGGCCAGCAGCCGCGGCGCGGACTCGGCGGTGATGAAGCACAGCGCGGCCATGGAGTTGGCGCCGCCGGCCTCCTCGTACGGCGGGACCGGGCTGCCCGGCGCGAGGCTGTGCTCGCGCACCAGCTCCACGCGGGAGCCCGGTGCGATGAGGGCGGGCCAGTCGACCGCCTCGAAGTCCCAGGCCGGCAGGGTGGTCCAGGGCCGGCCTCCGGCGTCGACGGCGAGGACGACGAGGGACCCGGCGGCGCCCTCGCCCTCGGTCAGCATCCGGTCCGGGTAGTCGACGTCCCGGCCGAGCAGCTCGCGTACCAGCATGCCGATCATGTCGAGCCCGAAGACCGCCTCCACCTGCCGGGTGGTCATCACCCCGCCGAAGCGGGCGGCGGTCTCGATCAGCCACATGGCCCCGTCCGCGCCCAGTTTGACTTCGGTGTGGGTGGCGCAGGTGTCGAGCCCGAGCGCGTCGACGGCGGCGCGCGACACCTCCTCGACGCGGCGCTGCAACGCCTGCGGGAGGGCGGCCGGAGCCAGGCTCGCCCGCTCGGTGAAGGGGGCGACGGTCGGCATCCGCCCGGTGATGCACAGCGGGTGGTAGCGGCCGCCGGCGACGATCCCCTCCACGCTGACGTAGTCGCCCCACCCGTCCCCCTCGAACCAGTCGCGGGCCCTGCCCGTCACGATCTCCTCCAGCAGGAAGTCGCTGACGCCCGCGTCCGCCGCGTGCAGTTCGGCATACCCCTGCGAGGAGGAGGCCTCCATGACGGAACGCCCGGTCTTACAGGCGGCCTCGGCCTCCTGCTCGTTCCACACGGTGAGGTGGCCGGTGGAACCCGCGCTCCACGCCGCCTTCAGCAGGAGCGGCGGCCGCAGGGTCTCGAAGGCGGCCGTGATGTCATCCGGGGAGTGGACCTCCGTGAACCCCGGCACGGGGACTCCGGCATCCCGCCAGATCCGGCGCATCAGGCGCTTGTCCCGCGCCCCCGCCACCCGTTCGCCGGCGCCGCGCAGACCGAGCCGCAGGCTCGCGTGGGCGACGGCCACCACCGCGTACTCCGACAGGGTCAGCACCGCCCCGGCGCCGACGCGGCGGGCGTGGGAACAGATCAGATCGACCAGTTCCACCCCCTCGCCCGGCGGGACGGTGGTGACCGACGCGCACCCCGGCAGCCACGCCGACTCGGTGGTCCGGGGTAACGGCGCGAGGGCCAGGACATGCACCTCGGCGTGGGCGGCCATGCGCGGGACCGCGTACTCCAGGGGAGGGCCGCCCTTGGCATGGACGAAGAGGATCGGGGTCATGGTTCTCCCGGGTCGAGGAAGACGCCGTGTGGTGCGACGGCGTCGTCGGCGGACGATCCGTACGCGGTGTCACCTCCTACGGGCCAGGGGGCATCCCGACCGCGACGGATACGGCGGACGCACAGGCGTACGCCTACTCGGTGAGGCGTCCGCCAAACCGCCGCAGGCGCCAAGTGGGTCCTGGGCGAGGGTGTTTCGGCCATCCGCGAGCCATCCCCGCCGCACCGGGCACCGGACGCCGCCGCGTGCTCTGCCCGGGCGACGTCCGCCCCGTTCCGGCGCGCCGGGAGCCCGGCCGGGGGAGGGGTGGGTGACGATGCGCGCAACCCCGCGGGCGGTGCGCCCGGCACACGCAGAGAGGCCCCCCCCGTGTCACCTGAGGAGAACAAGAAGCTGGTTCGCCGGTTCTACCGCGAGATCGACGCGGGGAACCTCGACGCCATGGACGACCTGGTGGCCGAGGACTACCTCGACCACTCGCCTCCGCCGTTCCCCGGGCTCGCACAGGGGCGCGAGGGCCTGAAGCAGGCGTTCCGGCTCTTCTGGGAGGCCACCCCCGGAACGCACGACATCGAGGACCAGATCGCGGAGGGCGACAAGGTCGTGACCCGGCTGACGGCCCACGGGGTGCACCGGGGCGACCTCCCGGGCATCCCCGCCACCGGCGCGCCGCTGACCATGACTGGCACCGTGATCCACCGCATCGAGAACGGCAGGCTCGCGGAGAAGTGGTCGGACAAGGATGTCCTGGGGTTCCTCCAACAGCTGGGCGTCGTCCCCGACCTGCACTAGGCCGTTGCGCAGTGCGAAAGTGGGCACCTCCGGGGCGGGGGGCACCCGAGGGAACCGCGCGTTGGCCCAGGTCGATCATTACGCCCCCCCGTACGCCTGGCGAAAGCGGCATCCGTCCTCTGGGGAGCGCCCTCGCCGTGCATGATGGGTCAGGCGGCCGTCGCCACGGACGTCAGCCAGGCGTTCCAGTCGCTTTCGTGGTCCAGCGAGGTGAGGAAGGAACGGGCGGCGGTCCAGTTCCCGTTGCGGTAGTGGCCGAGTACGGTCGCGACGTCGGCGGGGTGCTTCTCGACCATGTAGCGGGCCGCGAGGTAGCCCCAGTTGTAGGTGCGGTTGACGTCGCTGTTGGCGTAGGTGGTGTCGAACAGCGTGCGCAGGGAGTACGTGTGCTTGCCGGCCTCGGCCAGGGCGTTGGAGTAGGTGACGCCCCGGTAGGAGTAGGAGACGTACTCCGCGATGCCCTCGCCCCACCACACGGTGGGGGTGGACTGGCTGGCGTCGAAGTCCCCGTGCAGGTCGAAGCGGCCGTCGAGGTAGTGGGTGTACTCGTGGTTGAGGTTCCAGATCTGCCAGCCGGGGGTCACGTCCGTGCGCTCGTAGCAGATGAACCGCGGCTGGTTGCCCGTCCGCGAGGGGTCCCCCTCGAGGTACATGCCGCCGTTGTCGGTGTCGATGCCGTAGATCCGCCCCGCGTAGGCCTTGTAGTCGGCGCTCGAGTTGAACACGTCGACTTCCAGGGTGGTGTTGTGGTCGTCGGCGACCGGCCCGGAGTCCTTCACCACGCTGTGGAAGTAGGCGTCCTGGTTCGCCAGGCTGGCGCAGGTCGCCGTCAGCTGGGCGGCGGTCATCTCCTGGGCGCGTATGCGCAGTGAGGGGCTGCAGTTGTGGACGATCGGCAGGATGCGCGATTCCAGTTTGCCGCCGGTCGTTCCGGTCGCACCGGAGGCACCTTTCGCGATGCCGTGGGCCGGCCGCTGGCCAAGGTCCGAGAACGGGTGGTCCGGCGTGGGGCCGGCCTGGGAGGCCTGGGCGGGGGAGGCCGCGATGGCGGCTGTGAACAGGGCGGTGACGACGGCCATGGCGCGCACAATTCACTCCTGGGGACGGGAGTTGAGTCCCGTACTCGACGGGCTGCGCTGTAAAATGGCACATGTGACATGCCCTTTTCAATACTCTTGACCGGGCCACATCGCTCGGCCTCGTTCGCGATGTCGGCTCAGACTCGTACGGCAGATCGCTGGCACGCGGTCCTGGCCGAAGGACGCGCACTGGGTAGTCGATCGCTGAGCCGGCTGTCACCGGGCCGGGATGAGGAGCACCACGCGATGTCCGAGCCGACGGCCGGACCTTCGGGGGCTTCGGTACGCCGGCCGGCCACGCCCGGTACGGGTCCGTGGGCGGTGATGGGGGAGGTGCGGGTGATCGACCGGTTGTCGGCCATCACGACGACCACGCCCTCGTCGCAGCCGTGGCGTTCGCCGGTGAACCGGCTGCCGAGGGCGACGACCCGGGCGATGCCCTGGTCGATGTCGTCGACCAGGACGTCGAGGTGCAGGCGCGGAGTTCTTCGGCGACCGCTATGTCAACTCTGCGACTCCAGCGTGGGCCACGACGCCTGTCGGCCCGCCGAGGACAAGTGGGTCGAGGGCATGTGCGGCGACGCCGGACGATCCGCATCGCGCTCGTGGAACTCAGCTGACGGCTGATCCCGCGCGGCGACGCACGGCCGGCCCGGCTCGAGCATCAAGCCGGGCCTTCTCCTCATGGTTCGCGGCGTGCGCCGCTCGGGCCGGCGCCGACCGGTGTGGTCGGTACCGATGCCGAGGACCCCTACGGCACGGCCGCGGTCCCGCACCCGGCCGGATTCGCGGTCTCGGCGTCGGGGGGTCATTCGGGGCGGGCGAAGCGGTGGGCGGCCCAGAGGAGCGCGAGGACGCCGATCGCCAGGAGGCCCGCCGCTTCGAGGGCGAGCGGGGGATGGTGGCCGAACCATTCGATGCCCGTCGCGGCCGCCCGGTGCGGTTCGCGGATCGCGATGGCGCGGCGCAGCAGGTCGACGCCGTAGGCGAGCGGGTTGGCCGCGGCCAGTGCCTGGGCCCAGCCGGGCAGGTTCTCCAGCGGGAAGAAGCCACCGGAGAGGAACAGCAACGGCATCATCACCAGGCCGAGCAGCATGTGGAACATCTCGGGCCGGGCCAGGCTCACGGCCAGGGCCAGGGACAGGGCGGTGATGGTGAAGGAGGCCAGCACCATGCCGGCCAGCAGCAGCGCCAGCAGGAGCGGATCGTAGGGGAGGCCCACTGCCCCGGCGAGGGCGAGCAGTACGGCGCCCTGGGCCGTGGCGACGGCCGTGCCGCCGGCGCACAGGCCGAACAGGAGGGTGGAGCGGTGTACGGGTGCCATCAGCAGTTCGCGCAGGTAGCCGCTCTGCCGGTCGGTGATCAGCCGGACGCCGACAATCATCGCCGGGCCCTGCACCGTCATCATGAGCATGCCGGGGAACAGGTAGGTCTGGTAGCCGACGCCGAGGGCCGCCTCGGGGATCAGTGCGGCCATGCCGCCCCCGAGGATGAAGAGGTAGAGCACCGGCTGGATCAGCATCAGCGCGGTGTGGACGCGCTGGGAGGCCAGACGCAGCAGATCGCGGCGGACGAGGGCGTGGACGGCCCGCAGTTCGCGGCGCAGGCTTTCGAGTGGTAGGGGCTCCGGAGCATCGGCGGGGGCTCGCGGAGCCCGTGCGGCGGACGCGGTCATCGGGCCTCCTTGACGGCCGCCGCGGTGCCGGCCGCCGTGGAGCCGGCCCCCGTGGCGGCGTCCGTTCCGGGGCGTGCGCCGTGGATGCTGCGGCCGGTGTGGTGGAAGAAGACGTCGTCGAGCGTCGGCGGGGTCGCGGAGGCGGCGTGGACGGGGAGGCCGTGGGCCGCCAGGGCGGCGCACAGGCGCGGGATCCAGGAGCCGCCGTCGGGCAGGCGCAGGGCGATCCCCTCGGGGCCGAGGGTCGTGGCGGTGTCGGGCGGCACGGCCTCGCGTACGACCGCGCGCGCCGCCGGGTCGTCACCGGTGCGCAGCACCACCCGGTCGTCGCCGATCGCGGCCTTCAGGGCGGAGGGTGTCCCCTGGGCCACGAGCCGGCCGCCGTCGATGACGGCGAGGCGGTCGCAGTCCTCCGCCTCGCCCAGGTAGTGGGTGGTGACGAAGAGCGTGGTGCCCTCACGGTCGCACAGGGCGTGCAGGTGTTCCCAGACCTGGGCCCG contains these protein-coding regions:
- a CDS encoding PEP/pyruvate-binding domain-containing protein, with protein sequence MTDAAAATDAPAPRGAAVDALLTLPLFEQLAGVLGGHPYVKVVVDREQERWHVLDSAVHSFHVNYTATEILGLTLDQLDADLDRFNHEVYQDPRRRFLLGVLSLHSRGGPERDEPFMVLETTEADTMGAELLVEFHAFVRAHLDPALELLVKPANHGQENALAAVPETVVPRARGHALLATAPFVPLTLASATGRLRAFASGEEYLASRADLTWYDIVAMPVVPDDIPRVAGLVNARPTTPLSHTNMLAAGWGIPNAIVRGVLDTIADEKLDGAWVRYEVTADAFTIERVDEPSDLAEPTWHTQRVRLDTPQVTDVPLVPLSALRAGDRNRYGTKAANLGELHHVLRHGSARLTGYYSVPRPPRADLLGHLAARLGRPGEADGDLAEHAGEFLTRHVQAPAGIAVPFSVQQRFLDSSPAVQQSIGKLKMALELDALDVADSVCLQLQHLVRTLPVPEDLVRALDTQLVEHLAGTGRFAVRSSSNAEDLPGFSAAGVYESHTKVTDLPGLLDAVRGVWASLLSPRSVRLRHQAGLSLDDTYMGVIVQRYEPSPIGGVMVTCNPTNRADFRNVYLNCAHGSTADVVDGRMLPLQYLYNTVEGGGRTVSLGTATEDLPQETREHLGRLALAGRLLQSHFATDYTFAGPLDLEWLLAPDGSLHILQLRPYSA
- a CDS encoding ATP-grasp domain-containing protein, whose product is MTPILFVHAKGGPPLEYAVPRMAAHAEVHVLALAPLPRTTESAWLPGCASVTTVPPGEGVELVDLICSHARRVGAGAVLTLSEYAVVAVAHASLRLGLRGAGERVAGARDKRLMRRIWRDAGVPVPGFTEVHSPDDITAAFETLRPPLLLKAAWSAGSTGHLTVWNEQEAEAACKTGRSVMEASSSQGYAELHAADAGVSDFLLEEIVTGRARDWFEGDGWGDYVSVEGIVAGGRYHPLCITGRMPTVAPFTERASLAPAALPQALQRRVEEVSRAAVDALGLDTCATHTEVKLGADGAMWLIETAARFGGVMTTRQVEAVFGLDMIGMLVRELLGRDVDYPDRMLTEGEGAAGSLVVLAVDAGGRPWTTLPAWDFEAVDWPALIAPGSRVELVREHSLAPGSPVPPYEEAGGANSMAALCFITAESAPRLLADCGRIVAALPDALTTRPPSPSAGRSTPGSPA
- a CDS encoding ester cyclase produces the protein MSPEENKKLVRRFYREIDAGNLDAMDDLVAEDYLDHSPPPFPGLAQGREGLKQAFRLFWEATPGTHDIEDQIAEGDKVVTRLTAHGVHRGDLPGIPATGAPLTMTGTVIHRIENGRLAEKWSDKDVLGFLQQLGVVPDLH
- a CDS encoding ABC transporter permease translates to MTASAARAPRAPADAPEPLPLESLRRELRAVHALVRRDLLRLASQRVHTALMLIQPVLYLFILGGGMAALIPEAALGVGYQTYLFPGMLMMTVQGPAMIVGVRLITDRQSGYLRELLMAPVHRSTLLFGLCAGGTAVATAQGAVLLALAGAVGLPYDPLLLALLLAGMVLASFTITALSLALAVSLARPEMFHMLLGLVMMPLLFLSGGFFPLENLPGWAQALAAANPLAYGVDLLRRAIAIREPHRAAATGIEWFGHHPPLALEAAGLLAIGVLALLWAAHRFARPE